The stretch of DNA GTAGATATACAGATTCCAGAGTCGATAGCCGTGATCCCGACTGCCGGCTTCGTGCTCGGCGACCAGATGCTGGATAAAGACGGAGGAAATCGGCAATTGTCGGTTTGCGTCCAACAAAGCGCATAGTTGTTTCTGCAGCCCGGATCTGAACCAGCGATGAACAGGTACGGCAAATCCCTGCTTGCGCCGTGACCAGATCGTTCTCGGAAGCAGATCCCGGAAGGTTTCACGCAACAGGCGCTTACCTAAGAGGCCACGATGATGGTGACTAGAGGGTAGCGAAAGCGCGAGTTCGGCAACCGTTCGGTCAAGAAACGGTGCTCGGGTTTCCACGGAGTGCGCCATCGCTGCGCGGTCAACCTTGGTCAGGATGTCCTGAGGCAGATAAACGGTGACATCGCGTCGCAGCAGCGCGCCGATTTCATCTTCCGGATTCACCGGCATCAAAGGTGAAACGTGGCCATGTCCGGCCAAGTCGGGTGTAAGCCGAGAGAAATCGTCGCGATCATACATCAAGGGGGCAACGTAGGGATTCTCCGATTCTCGGCGATTGACCAGATCCATGAACAGGTGGGCTTTCTTGATCAGGCTGCGGCTGTGATGGGTCAGAGGTTCCGGGATACCTCGCAGATAATGTTCTGCATGTCTGCGAAGGCGCGCTGGCAACGCCAGATACCAGCGCAGCAGGGTTCGGGCCAGATATCGTTGGTATCCGCCGAACAGTTCATCGGCACCATCCCCGGACAGGACCACCCGTAGATGCCGGGCTGCGCTTTGCGAGACCAGCGCGGTCGGCAGCAGGGAGGAATCGGCAAATGGCTGCCCGACATGCTGAAAAATCAGCCGGACAAGATCGTCTGGATTGCAATGATCGAGTACCGTCTCGTGGTGGTCAGTCCCGTAGCGCTGGGCTATCAGTCGGGCATATGCGCGCTCGTCAAAGCCGGCCTCGGTGAATCCGATGCTGAATGTTTTAGGGCGGATGCCGGGAGTCCCGGACATCAGAGCGACCACCAGGGACGAGTCGATGCCACCGGATAGAAAGGCGCCGACATCGACATCGGCCACCAGTTGTTTTCTGACCGCTTCAGTAAGTGCCGAGCGCAGGCGTTCCCGAAGGGCTGCGGGGTTGCCGGCAAGGGTTTCCACTGACGGCGCCTGCCAGTACGGAGTGCTGTTGACAGGTTTGTTTGGGCGCCAGCGTAGCCAGTGGCCGGGCAGGACTTCGTGCACGTCACGGTAAAATGTCGTTCCCGGCAGGCAATAACCGTAGCGCAGGAAATCCGCATTGCTGTCCGGATCCACACGCCAGTCGTCCGGGTTGAGTCGATGCAAGGTCGGTAACTCGGATGCACAGGCAATGCTGTCAGATCGGGGGCGCCAGTATAGCGGCTTCTCCCCGAACCGGTCGCGCGCGAGCAACAACGTTCTTTCGTGCTGATCCCAGAGGACCAGCGCCCACATGCCCTCCATTTGCTGGAGAAAATCGGGACCTTCGAGAATCAGTCCGGCCAGTACGACCTCAGTATCCCCATGCGTGGTGAAGGACCAGCGAGCCTCCAGGAGTGGTCGTAATTCCCGAAAATTGTAAAGTTCACCGTTATAGGACAGCACGAACCGTCCGTCAGGCGATTGCATGGGTTGGCGGCTGGCGGCGAGATCAATGATCGACAAACGCCGGTGGCCGATGATCCAGTCATCGGCTTCAACAATGCCCTGGGCATCCGGACCACGGTGCAGCATGGATTGCAGTGCCGCATGCATGCGACTCCTGCGATCGGAAGCATCAAGGTTCGAATCCAGCAGGAATGCGACGCCACACATGTTCAGGGCCGCCTGGCGTCGACGAGGATCTGCCGATAAAGCGCGGAGTAGGCGTTTCCCGTTGCATTCCAGTGCAGACCAAGTGCATCGATGCGCTGGCGTGCAGCACGACCGAGTTGATGTCCCAGTTCAGGGTCGTCGTCGAGTCGTTTGAGATTCAAGGCCAAGGCACGATCGTCATTGACAGGAAACACCAGCGCCGAAGTTTCTGCTTCCACCAGTTCCAGCACGCCGGGCAATGGTGTGACGAGGGCAGGCAAGCCGGCTGCCATGGCTTCAAGCAGGGCATTCGGCCTGCCTTCGCTATGGCTGGCCAGCACGAAAGCATCGGCGGTGGCCAGATATTCGGGCACTCGCGACGGAGCGATCCTGCCGGTGAATTGGCAGCGATCAGCCAGCCCCAGTTGTTCTGCGAGCCTTTGTAATGCAGCGGCTTCTGGTCCATCACCGACAATGGTTAGTTGCCAGTGACTGAGTGATTCATTCGCCAGTGCTCGCAGCACGCAATCCAGACCCTTGCCGGGGATGAGGTTTGCGACGCTGAGCAAGTTGCGGGGCCGGCCAGATTCGTGCTTTTGTGCATGGGGCGGCTTTTCAGACAGATCGACCCCGTTGGCAATCGTGTCGACACCGGTGCCACTGCAGAACGGGCGAACGGCTGCGGCCAGTGCCTCGCTGACGGTGATGATGCGCCGGTTGAACCGTGCAGCCACCCGCAGGATCAAGCGATTAAGTACGGATCGGTCGAGGCGATTGCCGTCGGTGCCTCGCACAGTCGTGATGACCGGCCGGCGGATCAGCAGCCCGGCCAGTCCACAAACCAACCCGGTGGCCAGCCACTGTGCATGGATCAGGTCAACCTTGCGACCTTCGCGAATGCAGGCCATCAGCAGG from Nitrospira sp. encodes:
- a CDS encoding glycosyltransferase — its product is MKVLVVSTSFPLHPDDPSGIFVRKMVESLPLDIEITVLTPANHLPTVNTTHSNRYRLKIFNYALRRWQLLAQQPGGIPAALRSKPVLRLLVPALLLALLMACIREGRKVDLIHAQWLATGLVCGLAGLLIRRPVITTVRGTDGNRLDRSVLNRLILRVAARFNRRIITVSEALAAAVRPFCSGTGVDTIANGVDLSEKPPHAQKHESGRPRNLLSVANLIPGKGLDCVLRALANESLSHWQLTIVGDGPEAAALQRLAEQLGLADRCQFTGRIAPSRVPEYLATADAFVLASHSEGRPNALLEAMAAGLPALVTPLPGVLELVEAETSALVFPVNDDRALALNLKRLDDDPELGHQLGRAARQRIDALGLHWNATGNAYSALYRQILVDARRP
- the asnB gene encoding asparagine synthase (glutamine-hydrolyzing) → MCGVAFLLDSNLDASDRRSRMHAALQSMLHRGPDAQGIVEADDWIIGHRRLSIIDLAASRQPMQSPDGRFVLSYNGELYNFRELRPLLEARWSFTTHGDTEVVLAGLILEGPDFLQQMEGMWALVLWDQHERTLLLARDRFGEKPLYWRPRSDSIACASELPTLHRLNPDDWRVDPDSNADFLRYGYCLPGTTFYRDVHEVLPGHWLRWRPNKPVNSTPYWQAPSVETLAGNPAALRERLRSALTEAVRKQLVADVDVGAFLSGGIDSSLVVALMSGTPGIRPKTFSIGFTEAGFDERAYARLIAQRYGTDHHETVLDHCNPDDLVRLIFQHVGQPFADSSLLPTALVSQSAARHLRVVLSGDGADELFGGYQRYLARTLLRWYLALPARLRRHAEHYLRGIPEPLTHHSRSLIKKAHLFMDLVNRRESENPYVAPLMYDRDDFSRLTPDLAGHGHVSPLMPVNPEDEIGALLRRDVTVYLPQDILTKVDRAAMAHSVETRAPFLDRTVAELALSLPSSHHHRGLLGKRLLRETFRDLLPRTIWSRRKQGFAVPVHRWFRSGLQKQLCALLDANRQLPISSVFIQHLVAEHEAGSRDHGYRLWNLYIYLLWQTNDCIPKNQSPAS